GGTTCAATTAATATAACTTTAGATACTTTAGTGCATGAAGTTAACTTAAAAATAAATCACGAACTGATTTGGGCGGTACACAATCAATTATTAGTTAAGGATCAGAAAACTGAAATAAAATATATTGTTTCACATCCACAACCACTAGCTCAGTGCCATAATTTTTTACAAAAAAATTATCCTTTAGCGAAAATCATTCCGGTAGACAGTACTGCGAAAGCGGCTGAAATTGTTGCTGGTGGAGCTGAAAATTATGCTGCTATTGCTACTAATGTAGCAGCAAAACTTTATAATTTAGAAATCAAAGCTAGTGATATTGAGGATATGAATACTAACTGCACTAGATTTGTCGTTTTACACAAAGACAAACAAGAAGTGCTGGGAGCTAAAGTTGCAACGGCAATTGTTTGTCAGTTAAAGGGTGATAACGCCGGTGCCTTATGTGAGATTTTACAAGAATTTGCGAAAAGAAATGTTAACTTGACTAAAATTGAATCAAGACCGGCGCGAACAGGCTTGGGTGAATATATTTTCTTTCTTAATATAGAAGGAAGTGTTCTTACTGAGAATATCAAAGAAACTTTAACAGCGGTAGCAGAAAAATGCTTATGGGTTAAAAACCTAGGTTCATTTAATGTAGAGAAGATTGATAATAAAATTAAAAAGGTGGTAATTTAAATGATTATTGTTATGAATATGGAAGCAACTAAAGAAGATGTAGAAAGAGTAGTAAGTGCAATTAGAAGCAATCACTTGCAAGCACATATTGTAGAAGGTGAGTCTAAAACTGTTATTGGCGTGATAGGAGATAAACAAGTGGTAGCGAATTTATCACTAGAGGCGTTCAAAGGAGTTGAAAAAACTGTGCCGATTTCATCA
This genomic window from Negativicutes bacterium contains:
- the pheA gene encoding prephenate dehydratase encodes the protein MEESISRKLGFLGPKGTHSEAVANHLLSTYPEKFQTAIPYDTIYETINAVANDEIEYCVVPIENSIEGSINITLDTLVHEVNLKINHELIWAVHNQLLVKDQKTEIKYIVSHPQPLAQCHNFLQKNYPLAKIIPVDSTAKAAEIVAGGAENYAAIATNVAAKLYNLEIKASDIEDMNTNCTRFVVLHKDKQEVLGAKVATAIVCQLKGDNAGALCEILQEFAKRNVNLTKIESRPARTGLGEYIFFLNIEGSVLTENIKETLTAVAEKCLWVKNLGSFNVEKIDNKIKKVVI